A stretch of Scheffersomyces stipitis CBS 6054 chromosome 2, complete sequence DNA encodes these proteins:
- the INO80 gene encoding DNA ATP-dependent helicase (go_funtion DNA binding; ATP binding; nucleic acid binding; helicase activity): MNISSMLSNESSTPPPDTFVKNEDHEILNGKSAVPSSVHAVNGSEENGIDPDYKAKFESQVSIMAQLDRDATLANELRLLVFDEVKLNNLILKTADMSYNYIDRPLHHNTTRGKEFKWGSTREVNKIEPKTRRKKPSSSGTPSAAGASPSVRGASKKSSRAKRTTTDSPDVPTKRHRRGKDDEDEGRTKLKIKISLKKDTGSAEETNKTNSKELKALVKQYDNTYVAIWKDMSRKDGPKVSRLMQQATQAKLINLKKTSILAAREAKRWQLRNNKNQKDLTTKARRAMREMFNFWKRNERIERELRKKHEKELIDRAKKEEEEREAKRQSRKLNFLITQTELYSHFIGKKIKTDEIEGIDSDPNIRSLKTDSNYDKYVGVDGSKKHDIDSLDFDNDDEEALNKAAAANAQNALSAAQNKAKQFNEDPLKNPDTNGEEMNFQNPTLMGDISIEQPKMLKCTLKEYQIKGLNWLANLYEQGINGILADEMGLGKTVQSISVLSYLAETHNIWGPFLVVTPASTLHNWQQEITRFVPDFKVLPYWGNAKDRKVLRKFWDRKSFRYGKDAPFHVLVTSYQLVVQDAAYFQKMKWQYMILDEAQAIKSSQSSRWKSLLSFSCRNRLLLTGTPIQNSMQELWALLHFIMPSLFDSHDEFSDWFSKDIESHAQSNTNLDEQQLRRLHVILKPFMLRRIKKNVQSELGDKVEIDIFCDLTNRQKRYYQMLRSQISIMDLLDSANSNNDDATSLINLVMQFRKVCNHPDLFERADVKSSFSFGRFAETSSFMREGNDLEMAYTSENLIKYNFPRLVYDELLTPTFNNSIGSKQKIFETFSIYNADNIDNGNNDTFGWLRFVDHSPRELKRKAYQNVIERAIERKEYSDINYDGINRFNQVYDGDFIPTSKSLLIVEHNNDIIHKMNASDVKELFSIQQRVYEDMYINNIDPAAEPIACATPITALCSSVSFPQKIENVLFDTKVRASLMPLSLNNEYELLKHNVPVPEFPKSSLLPSSISKKIDYSNIRMPSMNRFITEAGKLAKLDELLVELKQNDHRVLIYFQMTRMMDLMEEYLTYRQHKYIRLDGSSKLDDRRDLVHDWQTKPEIFIFLLSTRAGGLGINLTAADTVIFYDSDWNPTIDSQAMDRAHRLGQTRQVTVYRLLTRGTIEERMRDRAKQKEQVQQVVMEGRAALPSKKEEAANKKKDVAFLLLGEDNDDSSEKSVASSIASTPAPENGQSKKKRKTVTAEDALSSKKLEELYHEGEGSFSGNATPAL; encoded by the exons ATGAATATCTCGTCCATGCTCTCCAACGAGAGCAGCACGCCTCCACCGGATACGTTTGTCAAGAATGAAGATCATGAGATCCTCAACGGAAAGTCTGCT GTTCCATCCTCCGTTCACGCCGTGAATGGCTCTGAAGAAAACGGAATCGATCCAGACTACAAAGCAAAATTCGAGTCTCAAGTCAGTATCATGGCACAGTTGGATAGAGATGCTACATTGGCTAACGAATTACgacttcttgtctttgacGAAGTCAAGCtcaacaatttgatattgaaaacaGCGGACATGTCCTACAACTACATCGACCGA CCTCTCCACCACAATACGACCAGAGGCAAAGAGTTCAAGTGGGGTTCCACCAGAGAAGTCAACAAAATTGAGCCCAAAACTCGCAGAAAGAAACCCTCGTCTTCGGGAACACCGCTGGCTGCTGGCGCTTCTCCTTCTGTGAGGGGAGCTTCGAAAAAGAGCTCTAGAGCAAAGAGAACAACTACGGATTCGCCAGATGTACCAACTAAAAGACATAGAAGGGGTAAggacgatgaagacgaaggCAGAACCAAGCTCAAGATCAAGATCTCCCTCAAAAAGGATACCGGCAGTGCTGAGGAAACCAATAAGACCAACTCTAAAGAACTCAAGGCTCTTGTAAAACAGTATGACAACACCTATGTGGCTATCTGGAAGGATATGTCAAGAAAGGATGGGCCAAAGGTGTCGAGATTGATGCAACAGGCTACGCAAGCAAAACTTAtcaatctcaagaagaCGTCGATTCTCGCAGCCAGAGAAGCCAAGAGATGGCAGCTTCGTAACAACAAGAACCAGAAAGATCTCACAACTAAGGCCAGAAGAGCAATGAGAGAaatgttcaacttctggaaacGGAACGAGAGAATCGAGCGTGAATTGCGTAAAAAACACGAAAAAGAATTAATCGATAGAGCTaaaaaggaagaggaagaaagagaagccAAGCGACAACTGAGAaagttgaatttcttgattACCCAGACAGAATTGTACTCCCATTTTATTGGgaaaaagatcaagacaGACGAGATCGAAGGGATTGATTCTGATCCGAATATCAGGAGTCTTAAGACGGATAGCAACTACGATAAGTATGTGGGCGTAGATGGAAGTAAAAAGCACGATATTGACTCCCTTGACTTCGATAACGATGACGAGGAAGCCTTGAATAAGGCAGCTGCTGCCAACGCACAAAATGCTCTCAGTGCTGCCCAAAATAAAGCTAAACAATTTAACGAAGATCCGTTGAAGAATCCTGACACTAACggtgaagaaatgaatttcCAGAATCCAACGTTGATGGGAGACATTTCCATAGAACAACcgaagatgttgaagtgCACGCTCAAGGAGTACCAGATCAAGGGTTTGAACTGGTTGGCCAATTTGTATGAGCAGGGTATCAACGGTATATTGGCAGATGAGATGGGTCTTGGTAAAACAGTCCAGAGTATCTCTGTTCTTTCCTATTTAGCCGAGACTCACAATATCTGGGGTCCCTTTTTAGTTGTAACCCCTGCTTCTACATTACACAACTGGCAGCAAGAGATCACCAGATTTGTTCCTGACTTCAAGGTCTTGCCCTATTGGGGTAACGCAAAGGATCGTAAGGTCTTAAGAAAGTTCTGGGATAGAAAGAGCTTCAGATACGGAAAGGATGCTCCATTTCATGTATTGGTTACTTCTTACCAATTGGTCGTTCAGGATGCTGCATATTtccagaagatgaaatggCAATACATGATTCTTGATGAAGCACAGGCTATCAAGTCTTCACAATCCTCCAGATGGAAGTCTTTGTTGTCTTTCAGTTGTAGGAACAGATTGTTGTTAACTGGTACACCTATCCAGAACTCAATGCAAGAGTTGTGGGCGTTGCTTCACTTTATCATGCCTTCTCTTTTCGATTCACACGATGAATTCTCTGACTGGTTCTCGAAGGATATCGAGAGCCATGCACAGTCCAATACCAACTTGGATGAACAGCAGTTGCGCCGTTTGCATGTTATCTTGAAGCCGTTCATGTTGAGAAGAATTAAGAAAAATGTCCAGAGCGAGCTTGGTGACAAGGTCgaaattgatattttctGTGACTTGACCAACCGACAAAAAAGGTACTACCAGATGTTGCGTTCGCAAATATCCATAATGGATTTGTTAGATTCGGCAAATAGCAACAACGACGACGCCACCagtttgatcaacttggttATGCAATTCAGAAAAGTTTGTAACCATCCTGATTTGTTTGAAAGAGCAGACGTCAAGCTGAGTTTCTCGTTTGGCAGATTTGCTGAAACCAGTTCGTTCATGAGGGAAGGAAACGACTTAGAAATGGCGTACACCTCTGaaaacttgatcaagtacAACTTTCCCCGTTTAGTATACGATGAGTTGTTGACACCTACGTTCAATAACAGCATAGGTTCTAAGCAGAAGATCTTTGAGACTTTCAGCATATACAATGCCGACAATATCGACAACGGCAACAATGACACGTTTGGATGGTTGAGATTCGTGGATCATTCGCCACGtgagttgaagagaaaggcATATCAAAACGTCATTGAGAGAGCCATTGAGCGCAAAGAGTACTCAGACATAAACTATGATGGGATAAATCGCTTCAATCAGGTATATGACGGCGATTTCATTCCAACACTGAAACTGTTGCTTATTGTAGAACATAATAACGACATCATTCATAAGATGAATGCTTCCGATGTGAAGGAACTCTTTTCTATCCAGCAACGTGTTTACGAGGATATGTACATAAACAATATTGATCCAGCTGCGGAACCTATTGCTTGTGCCACACCTATAACCGCACTTTGTAGCTCGGTTTCTTTCCCACAGAAGATTGAAAACGTCTTGTTTGATACCAAAGTGAGAGCTAGTTTGATGCCGTTATCGTTGAATAACGAAtacgagttgttgaaacaCAATGTACCAGTCCCAGAGTTTCCCAAGTCTAGTTTGTTGCCTTCGTCTATTAGTAAGAAGATTGACTACTCCAACATCCGAATGCCTTCAATGAATAGATTCATTACCGAGGCTGGTAAGTTGGCCAAATTGGATGAGTTGTTAGTCGAATTGAAGCAGAACGATCATAGAGTGTTGATCTACTTCCAGATGACCAGAATGATGGATTTGATGGAAGAGTACCTCACCTACAGGCAGCACAAGTACATTAGATTGGACggttcttccaaattggACGATCGTCGTGATTTGGTGCACGACTGGCAAACCAAACCGGAAATATTCATTTTCTTGCTTTCCACAAGAGCTGGTGGTTTGGGAATCAATTTGACAGCTGCAGACACAGTCATCTTCTATGACTCTGATTGGAATCCTACCATTGACTCTCAAGCGATGGACAGGGCCCATAGATTGGGCCAGACTCGTCAAGTGACAGTGTACAGATTGCTCACCAGAGGAACAAtcgaagaaagaatgagAGATCGTGCTAAGCAGAAGGAACAGGTACAACAAGTGGTCATGGAAGGCAGAGCAGCGTTGCCCTctaagaaagaagaagctgctaacaaaaagaaagacgTTGCCTTCTTGTTACTTGGAGAGGATAATGACGATAGTTCAGAGAAGCTGGTAGCAAGTTCTATCGCGTCTACCCCAGCTCCTGAGAACGGACAGtctaagaagaagagaaagaccGTCACTGCCGAGGATGCTTTGTCTAGCAAGAAGTTAGAGGAGTTGTATCACGAAGGTGAAGGTTCTTTCTCTGGAAATGCCACTCCTGCTCTTTAG
- a CDS encoding predicted protein (go_component membrane~go_funtion molecular function unknown), with product MEHPAITLSGLCAVGGVMGYVKKGSVPSIVAGLTFSALYGSAAYLLKQNADWGLELAVGTSATLLLAGLGRAIPTQFKKPVPLALVVLGGLSTGYYVKKYNEFYPLF from the coding sequence ATGGAACATCCTGCCATCACACTCTCCGGACTCTGTGCCGTTGGTGGAGTCATGGGTTACGTCAAGAAGGGCTCCGTTCCTTCCATTGTAGCAGGGCTCACTTTCTCTGCTTTGTATGGCTCCGCTGCTTACTTGTTGAAGCAGAATGCTGATTGGGGCTTGGAATTGGCAGTGGGTACCTCGGCCACGTTGCTCTTGGCTGGACTCGGAAGAGCTATCCCTACTCAGTTCAAGAAGCCAGTCCCTTTGGCATTGGTTGTCTTGGGTGGTTTGTCTACTGGCTACTATGTCAAGAAATACAACGAGTTCTATCCGTTGTTCTAG
- a CDS encoding 40S ribosomal protein S3 (go_component intracellular; ribosome~go_funtion structural constituent of ribosome; nucleic acid binding~go_process protein biosynthesis) — translation MVSAILSKKRKLVADGVFYAELNEFFTRELAEQGYAGVEVRKTPTKLEVIVKASNTQGVLGEQGRRIHELTSLLVKRFKLSPEGIVIYAERVEERGLSAAVQAEGLKAKLLSGLPIRRAAYGVLRFAMGAGAKGVEVVISGKLRAARAKSQKYSDGFMIHSGQPTKDFIDIAIRHVLMRQGVLGIKVKIMKDPAANRFGPKSLPDAVKISEAKDEDEVIPAPTVKSYKAQPEAEAPVAEATA, via the coding sequence ATGGTTTCTGCTAttttgtccaagaagagaaagcTCGTCGCCGATGGTGTTTTCTACGCCGAATTAAACGAATTCTTCACCAGAGAATTGGCTGAACAAGGTTACGCTGGTGTTGAAGTCAGAAAGACCCcaaccaagttggaagtCATTGTCAAGGCTTCTAACACCCAAGGTGTTTTGGGTGAACAAGGTAGAAGAATCCACGAATTGACCTCTTTGTTGGTCAAGAGATTCAAGCTCTCCCCAGAAGGTATTGTCATCTATGCcgaaagagttgaagaaagaggtTTGTCTGCCGCTGTCCAAGCCGAAGGTTTGAAggccaagttgttgtcTGGTTTGCCAATCAGAAGAGCTGCTTACGGTGTCTTGAGATTCGCCATGGGTGCTGGTGCCAAGggtgttgaagttgtcatCTCCGGTAAGTTGAGAGCTGCCAGAGCCAAGTCCCAGAAGTACTCTGACGGTTTCATGATCCACTCTGGTCAACCAACCAAGGACTTCATCGACATTGCCATCAGACACGTCTTGATGAGACAAGGTGTCTTGGGTATCAAGGTCAAGATCATGAAGGACCCAGCTGCCAACAGATTCGGTCCAAAGTCCTTGCCAGATGCTGTCAAGATTTCTGAAGCCAaggatgaagacgaagtcATCCCAGCTCCAACTGTCAAGAGCTACAAGGCTCAACCAGAAGCTGAAGCTCCAGTTGCTGAAGCTACTGCTTAA
- the ADE6 gene encoding 5'-phosphoribosylformyl glycinamidine synthetase (go_funtion catalytic activity), producing MTDFLILPGPRALSTFRVSNLVGEIESVLQKSDIIESVASSYTHYISLSQKLSEKQLDLVKILLHYDTPVDTNDALSASLVSLSTISGDSDVSLIQLPENTHLIRVLPRPGTISPWSSKATDIAQICGLNEQIERIERGLSLLIKTKPGFDLGAHLNSEGKFLTSVFDRMTQTLYFDSNAPKYDDLFAHHKPKPLVHVDILSNKENLLTANKQLGLALDSGEIDYLIHAFGETIGRNPTDVELFMFAQVNSEHCRHKIFNADWTIDDIKKDLSLFKMIRNTHNKNPQYTISAYSDNAAVFEGPEGYVFTPEFASKKWTSTKEKVHTLVKVETHNHPTAVSPFAGAATGSGGEIRDEGAVGRGSKSKAGLAGFSVSDLNIPELPQPWERDIGKPNHIASSLDIMLEAPIGSAAFNNEFGRPAINGYFRTLTTEVTNHKGQTEFRGFHKPIMLAGGMGAIRPDLALKNMKITPGAKLIVLGGQSMLIGLGGGAASSVSSGEGSADLDFASVQRGNPEIQRRAQQVIDACVSLGVSGNPIQSIHDVGAGGLSNALPELVHDNDLGAKFELRSILSLEPGMSPMEIWCNESQERYVMGVAPENLDLFSKICERERAPFAVVGEATVEQRLILTDSLLNTTPIDLEMSVLFGKPPKMSRTAVTQDLQLKPFTTQSLNLDESISRVLQLPAVGSKNFLITIGDRFITGLVDRDQMVGPWQVPVADCGVTATSLGDEILKTGEAMAMGEKPTLALISASASAKMCVAESLLNVLAADVPSLDHIKLSANWMSAAAHDGEGAKLYEAVQAIGLDLCPDLGISIPVGKDSMSMKMKWDDKEVTAPLALTITAFAPVDNTSNTWTPQLQNVESSILVLVDLAAKTKKALGGSALAQVYKEVGNAAPTVHSNEVLKSFLQSLIVLHKQFDVLAYHDRSEGGLITTVLEMAFAARSGVELDITSDDLLTELFNEELGAVFQIKASDLTKFKEVFSTNNISEEYISVIGRPNFTSQDINVTFNGSVAYSNTRSKLQELWASTSYHIQKLRDNPTTSTQEYAAIADDNDPGLSYQLTFDVSKDITAKFTEDRKPKVAILREQGVNSQQEMAFSFQQAGFDVYDVHMSDILTGRVTLDDFVGLAACGGFSYGDVLGAGAGWAKSVLFNDRARAEFKRFFQDRNDTFAFGACNGCQFFSRIAELIPGTDNWPTFERNLSEQYEARFVMVEVDNSEKNKSIFLQHMKGSKLPIAVAHGEGRAYFEHAEAKDAFDYSVVRFVDNYGNATEQYPFNPNGSPEGIAGIRNENGRVLAMMPHPERVTRKESNSWYPVEQGNTWGGYGPWIQLFRSAREWVGDNF from the coding sequence ATGACGGATTTCCTCATTTTGCCTGGCCCCAGAGCCCTTTCCACCTTCAGAGTGTCCAATTTGGTTGGTGAGATCGAGCTGGTATTGCAAAAGTCTGATATTATCGAATCGGTTGCCTCATCTTACACCCACTACATCTCGCTTTCTCAGAAATTGTCTGAGAAGCAGTTGGACTTGGTGAAGATCTTGCTTCACTACGATACGCCTGTTGACACCAACGATGCTTTATCGGCCAGTTTGGTATCGCTTTCGACAATTAGTGGCGATAGTGATGTATCACTTATCCAATTGCCCGAAAACACCCACTTAATTCGTGTGTTACCTCGTCCTGGAACCATCTCTCCTTGGTCTTCCAAAGCTACCGATATTGCCCAAATCTGTGGTTTGAATGAACAGATTGAACGTATCGAAAGGGGTTTGTCGCTTTTGATCAAGACCAAACCAGGTTTCGACTTGGGCGCCCATTTGAATTCTGAGGGCAAGTTCTTGACCTCGGTGTTCGATAGAATGACTCAAACCTTGTACTTTGACTCAAACGCTCCTAAGTACGACGACCTTTTCGCTCACCACAAGCCCAAGCCACTTGTGCACGTTGATATCCTCTCTAACAAAGAGAACTTATTGACGGCCAACAAGCAATTGGGTCTTGCTCTTGATTCTGGAGAGATCGACTACTTGATTCATGCCTTTGGTGAGACTATAGGTAGAAATCCAACCGACGTTGAGCTCTTTATGTTTGCTCAAGTCAACTCTGAGCACTGTCGTCATAAGATCTTTAATGCCGACTGGACCATTGACGACATTAAGAAAGACTTgtcattgttcaagatgatcAGAAACACCCACAATAAGAATCCACAATACACTATCTCAGCCTACTCTGACAACGCTGCCGTTTTTGAAGGCCCAGAAGGCTACGTCTTCACTCCAGAATTCGCATCAAAAAAATGGACCTCCACCAAAGAAAAGGTCCACACTTTGGTCAAGGTCGAAACTCACAACCATCCAACTGCTGTCTCGCCATTTGCTGGTGCCGCTACTGGCTCAGGAGGTGAAATCAGAGACGAAGGTGCTGTTGGACGTGGTTCGAAGTCGAAAGCAGGTTTGGCCGGATTCTCCGTTTCCGACTTGAACATCCCAGAATTACCCCAACCATGGGAAAGAGACATCGGCAAGCCTAACCATATTGCCTCTTCGTTGGACATCATGCTCGAGGCCCCCATCGGTTCTGCtgccttcaacaacgagtTTGGAAGACCAGCCATCAACGGTTACTTTCGTACGTTGACTACCGAGGTCACTAACCACAAAGGTCAAACTGAATTCCGAGGTTTCCACAAGCCAATCATGTTGGCTGGTGGTATGGGTGCTATCCGTCCCGACTTGGCTCTcaagaatatgaaaatcACTCCCGGTGCTAAATTGATCGTTCTTGGAGGTCAATCAATGTTGATTGGACTCGGAGGCGGTGCTGCCTCATCAGTTTCGTCCGGTGAGGGTTCGGCTGACTTGGACTTTGCATCTGTTCAAAGAGGTAACCCGGAAATCCAGAGAAGAGCTCAGCAAGTCATTGATGCCTGTGTTTCTCTTGGAGTTTCAGGTAATCCAATCCAGTCAATTCACGACGTTGGTGCTGGTGGGTTATCAAATGCTTTGCCAGAATTGGTTCATGACAACGACTTGGGTGCGAAATTTGAGTTGCGTCTGATTTTGTCGTTGGAGCCCGGAATGTCTCCTATGGAAATCTGGTGTAACGAGTCACAAGAAAGATACGTCATGGGTGTTGCTCCAGAGAACTTAGATTTGTTCTCCAAGATTTGTGAAAGAGAGAGAGCTCcttttgctgttgttggtgaagcTACTGTAGAACAGAGATTGATCTTAACGGAttctttgttgaacacCACGCCTATCGATTTGGAGATGTCCGTGTTGTTTGGGAAGCCACCCAAAATGTCTAGAACTGCTGTAACTCAAGACTTGCAGTTGAAGCCTTTCACTACTCAGTCTTTGAACTTAGACGAATCCATATCTAGAGTGTTACAGTTGCCAGCCGTTGGTTCCaaaaacttcttgatcacCATCGGTGACAGATTCATCACCGGGTTGGTCGACCGTGACCAGATGGTAGGCCCTTGGCAAGTTCCTGTTGCTGATTGTGGTGTCACAGCCACATCTCTCGGTgacgaaatcttgaaaactgGTGAAGCTATGGCCATGGGAGAAAAACCAACATTGGCTTTGATCTcagcttctgcttctgctaAGATGTGTGTAGCAGAATCGTTGTTGAACGTTCTTGCTGCTGATGTTCCATCTTTGGACCACATCAAGTTGTCCGCTAACTGGATGTCTGCTGCTGCTCACGACGGTGAAGGTGCCAAGTTGTACGAAGCTGTCCAGGCCATCGGTTTGGACTTGTGTCCAGACTTGGGTATCTCCATTCCGGTAGGTAAGGACTCCATGTCCatgaagatgaagtggGATGACAAGGAAGTTACAGCTCCTTTGGCTCTTACCATTACCGCTTTTGCTCCTGTAGACAACACTAGCAACACATGGACTCCacagttgcaaaatgtcGAGTCATCAATTTTGGTTTTGGTAGACTTAGCTGCTAAGACCAAGAAGGCTTTGGGTGGTTCTGCCTTGGCTCAAGTGTACAAAGAAGTCGGAAATGCTGCACCTACAGTTCACTCCAACGAGGTACTCAAGTCTTTCTTGCAATCATTGATAGTGTTGCATAAACAGTTCGATGTCTTGGCTTACCATGACAGATCGGAGGGTGGTTTGATAACCACTGTCTTGGAAATGGCCTTTGCAGCCAGATCTGGTGTAGAATTAGACATCACAAGTGACGACTTGTTGACagagttgttcaacgaaGAGTTGGGTGCAGTTTTCCAGATTAAGGCTCTGGATCTTACCAAGTTCAAAGAAGTATTTTCTACTAACAACATCTCTGAAGAGTATATCAGCGTGATTGGTAGACCTAACTTCACCTCCCAAGACATCAATGTCACATTCAACGGTTCTGTTGCTTACAGCAACACCCGTAGCAAGTTGCAGGAGTTATGGGCTTCTACTTCTTACCATATTCAGAAGTTGAGAGACAACCCTACGACTTCCACACAAGAATACGCAGCTATTGCTGACGATAACGATCCAGGTTTGTCTTACCAGTTGACTTTCGATGTCTCAAAAGATATCACAGCCAAGTTCACTGAAGACAGAAAGCCCAAGGTTGCTATCTTGAGAGAACAGGGTGTGAACTCACAACAGGAAATGGCATTCTCGTTCCAACAAGCTGGTTTTGACGTCTACGATGTCCACATGTCGGATATATTGACCGGTAGAGTCACATTGGACGACTTTGTAGGTCTTGCTGCCTGTGGTGGTTTCTCATACGGTGATGTTCTTGGTGCTGGTGCTGGTTGGGCCAAGTCTGTGCTCTTCAACGACCGCGCTAGAGCTGAGTTCAAGAGATTCTTCCAGGACAGAAACGATACATTCGCTTTTGGAGCCTGTAACGGGTGTCAGTTCTTCTCCAGGATAGCTGAGTTGATTCCCGGTACAGACAACTGGCCAACTTTCGAGAGAAATTTGTCGGAACAGTACGAAGCCAGATTCGTCATGGTCGAAGTTGACAACTCTGAAAAGAACAAGTCTATCTTCTTGCAACACATGAAGGGTTCCAAATTGCCAATTGCTGTGGCCCATGGTGAAGGAAGAGCTTACTTTGAACACGCTGAAGCCAAAGACGCCTTTGACTATAGCGTCGTGAGATTCGTGGACAACTACGGTAATGCCACTGAACAGTATCCATTCAACCCTAACGGTTCTCCAGAAGGTATTGCCGGTATCAGAAACGAAAACGGTAGAGTGTTGGCTATGATGCCTCATCCAGAAAGAGTCACCAGAAAGGAATCCAACTCTTGGTACCctgttgaacaaggaaaCACTTGGGGCGGTTACGGACCATGGATCCAGTTGTTCAGATCTGCCAGAGAATGGGTTGGCGACAACTTCTGA
- a CDS encoding predicted protein codes for MAQGKIKLKSKAPARVTKKQTNPKGAAPRIIKPKKSVAKSAQKLAKVHSSQLMSSTEKLIASRVGHLELIKGSQREAKEEQTSNERSTDTRSTSDSTKIGLKRASTGRDKDTKPTIIREDYAGEPVSCIPKLIALDPDLVREQERKKRKLRQSLQ; via the exons ATGGCTCAAGGGAAGATAAAGCTCAAGTCCAAAGCTCCTGCCAGAGTCACCAAGAAACAGACTAACCCAAAGGGTGCCGCTCCTAGGATCATCAAGCCTAAGAAGTCTGTAGCCAAGCTGGCCCAAAAGTTAGCTAAGGTCCATCTGAGTCAGTTGATGTCTTCgactgaaaagttgattgCCAGCAGAGTTGGtcatttggaattgatcaagGGATCGC AAAGGGAAGctaaagaagaacaaactTCGAACGAAAGAAGTACGGATACTCGAAGCACTTCTGATTCTACTAAAATTGGACTTAAAAGAGCGTCTACTGGCAGAGATAAAGATACTAAACCCACTATTATTCGTGAAGACTATGCGGGAGAGCCTGTTAGTTGCATTCCCAAACTCATAGCATTAGATCCTGATCTCGTACGTGAGcaggaaagaaagaaacgTAAACTTAGACAGAGTCTACAATAG